A region of Kineosporia sp. NBRC 101731 DNA encodes the following proteins:
- a CDS encoding MFS transporter produces MASARLSPYLTTLAGIVTLITLIAFEAVAVSTAMPVLTRDLNAVREIGFGFSVFIAAQLVGVVLSGSWCDTSGTRRPVTTGLVLFGGGQLICGFAPTFTFLLAGRALAGGGAGLLVVAMYVVIADVFPTRLQPRVFSLTAGAWVVPGIVGPALAGWLAEEVTWRLVFLLVVPLAVPPALALLPKLRSAPSHEPGDPSALTPSQVRRRAVCGVAVTAGVLGLQWGLARLGHGVVGGTVVVLALLLVVAGFRPLVPRGTLLLRRGLPTVIALRGLFAGMFFGAESFIPLMLINQHGFEAGQAGLVLTGGIVGWTAGSYVQARPWMPLPRHLLFVIGALIIATSLISLTLLIRPPVSGWLVLPLWAFCATGMGLSIASTGVLTLSYSEPGQEGRNSSALQLSDALGAALGIGVTGAAFAAWHDPVGGDARLFTIMWFSAGVFGVLVALAGFRARPT; encoded by the coding sequence ATGGCGTCGGCCCGGCTTTCGCCGTACCTGACCACCCTCGCGGGCATCGTCACCTTGATCACTCTGATCGCCTTCGAGGCGGTCGCTGTGTCGACGGCGATGCCCGTGCTGACCCGCGACCTGAACGCGGTGCGGGAGATCGGTTTCGGCTTCTCCGTCTTCATCGCCGCCCAGCTCGTCGGGGTGGTGCTGAGCGGCAGCTGGTGCGACACCTCGGGTACCCGCCGGCCGGTGACCACCGGGCTCGTCCTGTTCGGCGGCGGCCAGCTGATCTGCGGCTTCGCGCCCACCTTCACGTTCCTCCTGGCCGGGAGAGCTCTGGCGGGTGGTGGCGCGGGCCTGCTCGTCGTGGCCATGTACGTGGTGATCGCCGACGTCTTCCCGACCCGGCTGCAGCCCCGCGTCTTCTCACTGACCGCCGGCGCCTGGGTGGTGCCCGGGATCGTCGGCCCCGCGCTGGCCGGCTGGCTGGCCGAGGAGGTCACCTGGCGGCTGGTCTTCCTGCTCGTCGTGCCGCTGGCCGTGCCCCCGGCCCTGGCCCTGCTGCCGAAGCTGCGGTCCGCCCCGTCCCACGAACCCGGCGACCCGTCGGCCCTGACCCCCTCGCAGGTGCGCCGGCGTGCGGTCTGCGGTGTGGCCGTCACAGCCGGGGTGCTCGGGCTGCAGTGGGGTCTGGCGCGTCTGGGGCACGGCGTTGTGGGCGGGACGGTCGTGGTGCTCGCCCTGCTGCTCGTGGTGGCGGGATTCCGTCCCCTGGTTCCGCGCGGCACCCTGCTGCTGCGGCGCGGCCTGCCCACCGTCATCGCCCTGCGCGGCCTGTTCGCCGGGATGTTCTTCGGTGCCGAGTCGTTCATCCCGCTCATGCTCATCAACCAGCACGGCTTCGAGGCCGGTCAGGCCGGGCTGGTACTCACCGGCGGCATCGTCGGCTGGACCGCGGGGTCCTACGTGCAGGCCCGGCCCTGGATGCCTCTTCCCCGGCACCTGCTCTTCGTGATCGGCGCCCTGATCATCGCGACCTCGCTGATCAGTCTCACCCTGCTGATCCGGCCCCCGGTCTCGGGCTGGCTGGTGCTGCCGCTGTGGGCCTTCTGCGCCACCGGCATGGGCCTGTCGATCGCCAGCACCGGCGTCCTGACCCTGAGCTACAGCGAGCCCGGGCAGGAGGGCCGCAACTCCTCGGCCCTGCAGCTGTCCGACGCGCTGGGGGCGGCGCTGGGCATCGGGGTCACCGGTGCCGCGTTCGCCGCCTGGCACGACCCGGTCGGGGGAGACGCCCGGCTGTTCACGATCATGTGGTTCTCCGCGGGTGTCTTCGGGGTGTTGGTGGCGCTGGCGGGTTTCCGGGCGCGACCGACGTGA
- a CDS encoding Uma2 family endonuclease: MSTTFCGLWMVLGLYRRSKYQDQGVESYWIVDPDEPCVLTLELRDGAYAETGRATGDEELVLAVPFPIAITPSALVTR, translated from the coding sequence TTGTCCACAACCTTCTGTGGCCTGTGGATGGTTCTGGGGCTGTACAGGCGCAGCAAATACCAGGATCAAGGCGTCGAGTCGTACTGGATCGTCGATCCGGACGAACCCTGCGTGCTCACCCTGGAACTGCGTGACGGGGCCTATGCCGAGACCGGCCGGGCCACCGGTGACGAGGAACTGGTTCTGGCCGTTCCCTTCCCGATCGCGATCACGCCATCGGCCCTGGTCACGCGCTGA
- a CDS encoding DEAD/DEAH box helicase has protein sequence MPPAFPARAPWGTSSKLRAWQQAALEKYLTTNPRDFLAVATPGAGKTTFALRIATELLQRRVVQRVTVVCPTEHLKRQWADAAQRVGIHLDPNYSNAQGAHGASFDGVAVTYAQVSMKPLLHRARTEAGKTLVILDEIHHAGDALSWGDGVSEAFDPATRRLALTGTPFRSDTSPIPFVEYEEDREGIRRSRADHAYGYAEALRDGVVRPVMFLAYSGAMRWRTSAGDEVAARLGEPLTKDMIGQAWRTALNPQGSWIPSVLQAADKRLTEVRRGVPDAGAMIIATDQETARAYAGTLKEITGESATIILSDEEGASEKIEEFSAGTSRWMVAVRMVSEGVDVPRLAVGVYATSTSTPLFFAQAIGRFVRVRKRGETASVFLPSVPVLLDLAAQMEVERDHALDKPKKDGDEDENPEESLLLEANREEKASGDLEKTPFEALESQATFDRVLYDKQEFGTHAEVGSQDEEDFLGIPGLLEPDQVTTLLRQRQADQLARNKNKPAVAPEQPQEVTGHRQITALRKELHSLVGAWSRRTSQPHGVVHSNVRDACGGPEVAKASAEQLQERIATLRRWFIGQK, from the coding sequence CTGCCCCCGGCCTTCCCGGCCCGGGCGCCCTGGGGCACGTCGTCCAAGCTGCGGGCCTGGCAGCAGGCGGCGCTGGAGAAGTACCTGACCACCAACCCGCGCGACTTCCTCGCGGTGGCCACCCCGGGCGCCGGTAAGACCACGTTCGCCCTGCGCATCGCCACCGAGCTGCTGCAGCGGCGCGTCGTGCAGCGGGTCACCGTGGTCTGCCCCACCGAGCACCTGAAGCGGCAGTGGGCCGACGCGGCGCAGCGTGTGGGTATCCACCTCGACCCGAACTACAGCAACGCCCAGGGGGCCCACGGCGCCTCGTTCGACGGGGTCGCGGTCACCTACGCCCAGGTCTCGATGAAGCCGCTGCTGCACCGGGCGCGCACCGAGGCCGGCAAGACCCTGGTCATCCTCGACGAGATCCACCACGCGGGTGACGCGCTGTCCTGGGGCGACGGTGTCAGCGAGGCGTTCGACCCGGCCACCCGCCGGCTGGCCCTGACCGGTACCCCGTTCCGGTCCGACACCAGCCCGATCCCCTTCGTCGAGTACGAGGAGGATCGGGAGGGCATCCGCCGCTCGCGCGCCGACCACGCCTACGGCTATGCCGAGGCCCTGCGCGACGGCGTCGTGCGCCCCGTCATGTTCCTGGCCTACTCCGGGGCCATGCGCTGGCGCACCAGCGCCGGGGACGAGGTGGCCGCCCGGCTGGGCGAGCCCCTGACCAAGGACATGATCGGTCAGGCCTGGCGCACCGCGCTCAACCCTCAGGGCTCCTGGATCCCTTCGGTGCTGCAGGCGGCCGACAAGCGACTGACCGAGGTGCGGCGCGGGGTGCCCGACGCCGGCGCGATGATCATCGCCACCGACCAGGAGACGGCCCGGGCCTACGCCGGCACGCTGAAGGAGATCACCGGCGAGTCGGCGACGATCATCCTCTCCGACGAGGAGGGTGCCTCGGAGAAGATCGAGGAGTTCTCGGCCGGTACCTCGCGCTGGATGGTCGCGGTCCGCATGGTCTCCGAAGGTGTCGACGTGCCGCGGCTCGCGGTCGGCGTCTACGCCACCTCCACCAGTACGCCGCTCTTCTTCGCCCAGGCGATCGGCCGCTTCGTGCGGGTACGCAAGCGGGGTGAGACGGCCTCCGTGTTCCTCCCCAGCGTGCCGGTGCTGCTCGACCTGGCCGCCCAGATGGAGGTGGAGCGCGACCACGCCCTCGACAAGCCGAAGAAGGACGGCGACGAGGACGAGAACCCGGAAGAGAGCCTGCTGCTCGAGGCCAACCGCGAGGAGAAGGCCTCCGGCGACCTGGAGAAGACACCGTTCGAGGCCCTGGAGTCGCAGGCCACCTTCGACCGGGTGCTCTACGACAAGCAGGAGTTCGGCACCCACGCCGAGGTCGGCAGCCAGGACGAGGAGGACTTCCTCGGCATCCCCGGCCTGCTGGAGCCCGACCAGGTCACCACGCTGCTGCGGCAGCGGCAGGCCGACCAGCTGGCGCGCAACAAGAACAAGCCGGCGGTCGCTCCGGAGCAACCGCAGGAGGTCACCGGTCACCGGCAGATCACGGCACTGCGCAAGGAACTGCACAGCCTCGTCGGCGCCTGGTCACGGCGGACCAGTCAGCCGCACGGCGTGGTCCACTCGAACGTGCGTGACGCCTGTGGCGGTCCCGAGGTGGCCAAGGCCAGCGCCGAACAGCTGCAGGAGCGCATCGCCACGCTGCGGCGCTGGTTCATCGGCCAGAAGTAG
- a CDS encoding DUF3039 domain-containing protein gives MSTPYPEPQLDPMSSPDRSTTGLLEREHVEQEVEPGDHERFAHYVRKEKVLESALSGEPVVALCGKVWVPGRDPKKFPVCPMCKDIYEGLNSGGGDDKDGK, from the coding sequence ATGAGCACGCCTTACCCCGAACCCCAGCTGGACCCGATGTCCTCGCCGGACCGCTCGACCACCGGCCTGCTCGAGCGTGAGCACGTCGAGCAGGAGGTCGAGCCCGGCGACCACGAGCGGTTCGCGCACTATGTGCGCAAGGAGAAGGTGCTGGAGTCGGCCCTCTCCGGAGAGCCGGTCGTCGCGCTCTGCGGCAAGGTCTGGGTGCCGGGTCGCGACCCGAAGAAGTTCCCGGTCTGCCCCATGTGCAAAGACATCTACGAGGGCCTCAACTCCGGCGGCGGCGATGACAAGGACGGTAAGTAA